From Haloglomus litoreum, the proteins below share one genomic window:
- a CDS encoding DHH family phosphoesterase yields MQQHDGDDGNGEVEPPTDGDAATDPPPAVAPADPTSDRARELHDLLGEAEELTVVCHDNPDPDCLASALALSEIATDAGVGDVVLCYGGSISHQQNRAFVNLLEVELRAFEPALLDDRLVAFVDHSVPGENNAVPTDTEVDVVIDHHPAESVEARFVDHRESAGATATILTEYVRALGLGLDGRLATALLFAVRRETLGFLRGVTAAEHEAAAVLHPHADSETLRRLASPPVTGATADALGTAIDNREVRGSVLISHVGRTGERDALPQAADYLVELEGVQTAVIFGIVENCLELSGRTTDSRIHVGEVLAEAFDDVGSAGGHREMAGGRVPLGLFADASADERLVGFVEGIVTDRLVEAMNLPEDETEEE; encoded by the coding sequence ATGCAACAGCACGACGGGGACGACGGGAACGGCGAGGTGGAGCCGCCCACCGACGGCGACGCGGCGACGGACCCACCGCCGGCGGTGGCACCGGCGGACCCGACCAGCGACCGCGCGCGGGAGCTCCACGACCTCCTCGGCGAGGCCGAGGAGCTGACCGTCGTCTGCCACGACAACCCGGACCCGGACTGCCTGGCGAGCGCGCTCGCCCTCTCGGAGATCGCCACGGACGCCGGCGTCGGCGACGTCGTCCTCTGCTACGGCGGTTCCATCTCCCACCAGCAGAACCGCGCGTTCGTCAACCTCCTCGAGGTCGAGCTCCGGGCGTTCGAGCCGGCGTTGCTCGACGACCGGCTGGTCGCGTTCGTCGACCACTCGGTCCCGGGCGAGAACAACGCCGTCCCGACCGACACCGAGGTCGACGTGGTCATCGACCACCACCCCGCCGAGTCGGTCGAGGCGCGGTTCGTCGACCACCGCGAGTCCGCGGGCGCGACGGCGACCATCCTCACGGAGTACGTCCGGGCGCTGGGGCTGGGCCTCGACGGCCGGCTCGCGACCGCGCTCCTGTTCGCCGTCCGCCGGGAGACGCTGGGCTTCCTCCGGGGCGTGACCGCCGCCGAGCACGAGGCCGCCGCCGTCCTCCACCCGCACGCCGACAGCGAGACGCTCCGGCGGCTCGCCAGCCCGCCGGTCACGGGTGCGACGGCCGACGCGCTCGGGACGGCCATCGACAACCGCGAGGTCCGGGGCTCGGTCCTCATCTCGCACGTGGGGCGAACCGGCGAGCGCGACGCGCTCCCGCAGGCCGCCGACTACCTCGTCGAGCTGGAGGGGGTCCAGACGGCCGTCATCTTCGGCATCGTCGAGAACTGCCTCGAACTGAGCGGCCGGACCACCGACTCGCGGATCCACGTCGGCGAGGTGCTGGCGGAGGCCTTCGACGACGTCGGCAGCGCCGGCGGCCACCGGGAGATGGCCGGGGGGCGGGTCCCGCTGGGCCTGTTCGCCGACGCGTCGGCCGACGAGCGGCTGGTCGGCTTCGTCGAGGGCATCGTCACCGACCGGCTGGTCGAGGCGATGAACCTGCCCGAGGACGAGACCGAGGAGGAGTAG